A stretch of DNA from Carya illinoinensis cultivar Pawnee chromosome 12, C.illinoinensisPawnee_v1, whole genome shotgun sequence:
TAGACCAGTTCAATCGAGTTCACAGCTAACATTAGAGATTCTTTGGCTAGTACATGAGCACAGTGATTACCACTCCTCCCAACAAAAACCACAAACCAAAGACTAAAACTAGAGAGAATACTCTTAGTGTCAGATAAAAACATGCCCACACTATCGCCCCTGTCTGAAGGGAGATTGAGACCATTAACAACCTGTAAGGAATCCCCTTCAAAGATAACAGAAGTGAGACCCATCTCCTTGGCCAGGGAAACCGCATGAAAAGCACCTATAGCTTCAGCCAGCAGAGGTTCAGGAAAGCAAGAAATGGAGAGCTTTTTGCTGATCATAACATTACCCACTTGGTCTCGAGCCACCAGACCAATACCAATTCTATTGTTAGGACCATCCACAGCAGCATCCCAGTTAATTTTCGTGACACCTGATGGAGGGGGAGACCACACGGATGCTTGAGAGTGGATCTGAGCCTTTGTCTTCCAGTTCTCTTGGGCAGTCCTATAATCAGTCAATGATTGTGAAGCCTGATTTACTAACAGACTTGGATGCACAAAGGACCCCTCGAAGatcatcttgtttcttctagACCAAATGCTCCTGGCTACCACAGAAAACTGTTCCATTAAGCTTTGATCACACTGACTATATAGGCTCTCGAAAAGCTCTTTGAAATTGGCTTTTCTTAAAGAACTTTTTTGAAACACTATATGGCCTTGACTCCATACATCCATAGCAGAACTACATTCCCACAGTGCATGAGTTGTGGATTCCTGTTCCCTGCAACAGATGGGGCATATAGGGGAATCTACTATCTTCCTCTTAGATAGGTTGAGCATGGTTGGAAGAGATTCCAGGCAGGCCCTCCAGATGAAAACCTTAGTTGCATTAGGGATCTGCAGCTTCCAGCATCCTGTCCAAACTTCCTTGTTCTGTATTCCTCTAGAGGATTGACCCTTAAGTTGTTCCATGGACTCTTTCTGCAAATGATAGGCAGACTTGACTGAGAAAGATCCATCTTTGGTGCCCAACCAAATGAGTCTGTCGTTGGCACCAGAAAAACTGATAGGAATTCTTTGAATTAAAGAAGCTGTATCAGGCCCAAAAAGAGCTGTGGTTAGACCTCTATCCCATTGTTTTGTCTCATTATTAATGAGTCTTGCCACCACTTCATTCTCAGGAAACAGATGGACAGGGCTTTGGATTTTGTAACTAGAAGGTTGGGGCAACCATCTATCTTTCCAGATTTTGGTTCCTAGACCATTACCTATGCGCCATAGTGACCCTTTTTCAACCAAACCTCTTGCAGCCTGAATGCTTCTCCATATGAAAGATGGTCTAGAGCCCAACTTGGCTTGAAAGAAATCCACATCTGGGAAGTATTTCAGCTTGAGGACTTGAGCAGCTATAGAGTCAGGATATTGAAGAAGTCTCCACCCCTGCTTGGCCAGTAGAGCCAAATTAAAGCTCTCAAGGTCTCTATAACCCAAACCTCCTCTAGTTTTCGATCTACCCATCTGTCCCCAAGACACCCAATGcacctttttttcattttggagaTGACCCCACCAGAACTGGTTCATAACTTTGTTGATCTCACCTAGAAGGGATTTGGGGAGTTTAAAAACTCCCATGCAGTAGGTAGGGAGGGCTTGAACCACTGCCTTGAGGAGAATATCCTTCCCTGCCTGGGATAGAAATTTGTTTTTCCAGTTACTGACTTTTCCCCTGACTCTATCTAGTATGCCCTTGAAAGCAGCATATTTAGATCTGCCTATGAGATTTGGGAGACCCAGATACCTTTCATAACAAGAGGAGGCTCTTGTTTGAGCAAGACTCAAGATGTACTCCCTAGTTGCTGGTCTTGTATTAGGACTGAAATAGATCGAGGTTTTAGACTTGTTGAGCTTCTGACCTGAGGCCTCCTCATAGAGATTTAGAATAACCTGGATTGAAGCTCATTCTCTTGCATTAGCTCGACAGAATAGAAGgctatcatcagcaaacaaAAGGTGGTTAATGCTAAGCCTCCCCCTGCAGATAGGAAAGCCCTGGATGAGCTTGGTGGTTTCAGCATGGTTCAGAAGGCTGCTAAGGACCTCAGCTACCAGAATGAAAAGGTAGGGAGAAAGGGGGTCCCCTTGTCGAATCCCTCTTGATGGAGAGAAATTGCCTTGAGGTTTCCCATTAATAAGTGTGGAGTAGGAGACTGTAGTTACACACTGCATTGTCAGAAATATCCATCTTCTGTTGAAACCCATTTTAGCCATGACCTTTGCCAAAAACTCCCATTCCACCCTATCGAAGGCCTTGCTCAGGTCTAATTTTATGGCCATGTAACCTTGTTGCCCTTTGCCTTTGATGGACATGGAGTGCAAAGTTTCAAAAGCCACAATAACATTATCCTGAATCATCCTCCCCTgaataaaagcactttgagtGGGAGCAATGATCGAAGGAAGGATCAACTTCAGTCTATTAGAAAGAGTTTTAGAGACCACTTTGTAAATGACATTGCAAAGagatattggtttgaagtcCATAACTGTTTGAGGGTTTTTAACTTTCGGGATTAAAACAATATAGGTTTCATTTATGTGTGAAATTTCCCCATTCCCATTTAGGATATCCAACACTGCTTTAGTGACCTCTTCTCCTACAACATCCCAGTGAGATTGGTAAAATAATGCAGGAAAACCATCTGGGCCAGGGGCACCCATGGGGTTCATTTGGAAGAGGGCAGACTTTACCTCCTCAGCTGTGAACTGTTTGGTCAGGTTGGAGTTCATCTCACTATTAACTCGGTGATGTACTTGGTTCAAACAGACATCAATGCTGTTTGGAGATGCTGAAGAAAAGAGCTCCTGGAAATAAGTGGTAAACATAGAAGAAATCTCACCTATGTCAGTTGTGGTAAGGCCATCATTTCTTACAAGCTTCTGAATGCTATTGTTTTTCCTCCTCTGATTAGCGCACTTGTGGAAGTAATTTGAGTTCCTATCCCCGTCTTTAAGCCACATCTGTTTAGCTCTTTGCTTCCATTTCAGATTTTCTTCTTCAAGGGCTTTATCAATCTCCTTCTGAAGAGCCTTAACTTCAGTTGTTCTTGAACCAGTGTTAGAGTCTTGCATTTCCAGGAGCCTGTTCAATTGAGCTTGGATATCCCTCTTATGTTTCCATAAGGTTGAGCTCCAGTCTTTTAGGGAGGCCTTACATCTGTTGAGCTTCCTCAGGACTGAGTTGATATTATAAACTTGTTGAGAATCCTGATGGGACCAGCAGGATTTAATAATGCTATTGCATGCTTCATGAAGATTCCATCTTGcctcaaatctgaaaattttctcTCTTGTAGGAACTAAATACAGCTCCCTTCTTCCTCTTTTGTTTGCAGATATCAATAAAGGGCAGTGGTCAGATGGTTGGGCAGCAAGAACATTGAAACTGTTTTCATTAAACATACTAGTCCATAGCATGTTTCCCAATGCTCGATCCAGTCTTTCTTTAGTGAAATGTGTTCCCATTCTATTATTGCACCAAGTGAATTTGGGTCCTACAAAGCCTAGTTCGCTCAGGCCACACCATTCCATGGATATTCTAAAGGCTTCCATCTGAGAGTAAGGTCTGTTAGCTCCTCCAACCTTTTCATGATTATgcaagatttcattgaaatctccaaagCACAGCCACGGTATGTTCTCTGCAGGTTTAATCAGTTTCATCAGGTTCCAACTATCCCCCTTTCTAGCTGATTCAAGGAAGCCATAAAAGCCAGTGAGAAGGATCTGTTGACATTCCTCTGCTAATCTGAGTACCATAGAGATATGGTTTTGTGAGTAGTTTTCTAGTGTTAGATCTAATGTGTCCTTTCACAGAAAAGCTAACCCGCCACTAGGCCCTCTATTGTCAACCACAAAGCTGTTCTCAAAATGCAACATGTTCCTTACTACCTCAGCCCTTTTCCTACCACACTTGGTCTccataaggaaaataaaatgggGGCACTTTGTCCTCACAAGGAGGTCTAGCTCTCGAACTgtacgggggttcccaagccccctacaGTTCCAGCTAAGGCCTATCATGGCTGTGGGTGGGGCTACCCAGCAGCCTCCACCATCTTATGATTGGAACTGTTTTCATACTTGTCATTAGTATCTTTAGCTTTTTTCGCAGGTTTTGATAAGTCTAGTTGAGAGGTCATACCTCTTTTCTTGCTTCCTCTGCCTTTAGAGACCGTGTCCCTAGGATTAGGTAGTGTAACCTCCCTGGCCTTCCTTTTCCATGTTGTCCCTTTTTGCCTAGTCACCACCCCCACAATACTGGGCAATACCAATTCTTTGTTGACATTGGCTTGGGACATCTCCCTTCCCAAGTCTGATGGAGATTTGCAGAGGTCATAATGATGCATCTGGTTAGAGGTAATCTCTTCCTTTTCGGCTGAGATTGGTAGCTTAATGGGCCGGTGGATTGGAGTATAAGCCTCAGTCATAGGATCTATAAGTGATACAGTATTTTGGGTAGACTCAGTTTTAGTTTTAGCTATTCCCTCTTTAGATTGAGGGTCAGATGAGGTCCTGGATACCTCTTCTCCCTCCTTATCATCAGCATTTGGTTCACATTCATTATCCTTAGTAGTCTCATGTTTCTGCCTGTTCTGTTGGTTCTGAGAGCCAGGGTTGCCCCCATATGGTCGACTGTCAAAAATCTTTGAGTTCATCGGTTGAGCCCTGAGCCAGGGGCCAAATTGCAAAGTTTTAGTTCCATCCACAGAAGAATGTACCCTCTGTTGATTGCAGTTTTTTCCTTTATGAGCAATGATGCCACAATGAAAACAGTAGGCCTGAAGTCTCTCGTACTTAATGGAAACCCAGTGTTTCATGTTATTCACTTCCACCCATTTGCCACGTAAAAGTGGTTTGTGTAGGTCTACTGCCACTCTTATCCTCATACTCTTGCCCCAAGCAGCACCATCCGAATCAGCATCCACCCTTATAACATGACCCACCGATGAGCCCACATTTCTGCCTACCTCCTCTATCATTGCTCCCCATGGCAAACCGTGCAACTGTACCCAGAATGGTTCAAATTGGAAATGGATTGCACTTAGAGATACATTTTCATCAACCTCTAGGAAGGACACCAAGTTTCGATCAAAAAACCAGGGGCGACCTCCTAAGACTTTTTCTTTGTCTCCAAGAAATTGGAATTCGATGAGGAACTGGAAGTCCCCTAGCTCTTTAAATTTTACCCAACCCTCCAATCTCCAAACTTGAGACATTGTAACTCTGAATGCTTCGTTACTTAAACCTCTTTCTGTCATCACTCCCCCTACAATACAGTGTTTTCTACGTAAGTTGCCTTCGTCTGACCTAACAGTAGAGATTTTTAGAACTTCACTTTCTGTCGAAGACAGGTTAAGTCTTTCCCATCTCTTTGCAAGATCTTCTTCCTCCATTGTGGCTATCAAGCGGGGGGAAGCAGAAAAAATTCTGTGAGAGGACGAACTCTCGCCAAGGATAAACCTGTGAAAGGACAAACTCCCGCCGAGGGAGACGACACCACCCTGTAAGGACAGGAGGACTATACCTTACTCTGActcaggagagagagagagagagagagagagagagagagagagagagagagagagagagagagagagagagagagagagagaaggaccatcaaagaaaaacctttttttgtttaatgCTAGAAAAGTTGAAAgggaataaaatattacaaaattggaTGTCTGCATACTAAGTACAAAATGGAAAGATTAAGACTACACTCTAACCTCGCTGTTCCCTTATAAGTAATTCTTCTGCTAATATTCATTAGTGAGGATCTATTGATTGGGTTATTTCATTACATATTAATGTGCTTCCTCTATTGACCCTTTCAATGCCTTGATGCCAACCAGTATTGTAAAAAGGAAATAACAACAGATACTAAAATGGATTATAGCAGCCAAAATAAGACTGAACTATATGACTTCCACCAGAATGActaaagataaaaatgtcttgTCCTCCCAGCTGATCTACATCTTCATTTTCAATCCATATTGCTGCAACTTGTGAAGATGTCAGAGCATTGCATGCATGTTAATCTAGGCCAGCATCCAATCTTATATGGATTACTTGATTTTCCAAATTTTGCAAATCACCAAGAGACTGAAAAAACACAGAATATGAATTGATGCAAAGAATGTCAATGAGTTGAGCTATAATTGATGGATTCATTCTATCTAAATCAGAAatgtaatcttctaattaatgcTCCGTATCATAGAAATACAATTGAAGATAAGAAGGACGACCATTTAAAGGGACTAAATCATTgatatagtgatagatttgtCCTGAGTTCGGAAGTTATAAATTCCTCTATTTCGTCTACAAAGATCTCTATCGAATTTAACTCCAAAAGATGTAAATATGAACTTGTTATTATAAGTCCAAACATAGGTCTTAAAATGCTTGGCTTTATCTATGTCGAATGTAGAAAGATCATAAAGCTGATTAGGAGCATCATTTATGGCCAAAGAAATTCTCCCATCAACACAGCAAAATCCATTTGTTTCATGATAGAATCGCTTTGCTTTACAATATATGCAATGAGGCACATATGGCAAAGAATATGCTTCAAATGGTACGACTTGCAATAATTGTCTAAGTCCAACAGAGCGGTGATGCCCATCACCTATTGAGTTCAGAAATGAACACAAGACAATTGGCATAAACTCATATAATTCTTTGAATGATCTGGTTAAGGACACtaatggaagagtaagaagagTTGACAATGGAATAAgaagaatgaataatataacTATACTTGTTTCTTACCCCTACGAGGTGGTATAATTGTTTCAAAGCTTGACTCCTCTCGAACAACACATGAAGCCTATTTGAATAGGATCCTCCCaaatttcaatgaaaaagaataTAAGGCTGCTTGaataagaaagatgaaaaaataattttaggaaAACCTATTAAATCAAAAGTTGATTAGAGACGGTTCTTTCATCTATGCATGTATTTCCCAATTTACGTGTCAGGAAATCCATAAAATCACTCATACAATCAGAACAATCCGTCAAATTGTTTGATGATGAAGTTGCCTCTGAATCAACCACACAGGCATTAACACTAGGAGGAACACATACTTCATGAGACGAAGCCGATTCAATGATGTCAACATCAATGCGGAAAATTCGTTGTCTCTTTGACACTTTTTGTAGAACAGTAAAGTCCTGAATGATGTTTATATGTTGGACATCATCATTTGCAGGTTCAGCAATTGATGTAGTCATTTGATCACCACCAAATGAAGTTGAATCTTTTAACTCGATGGAATTGCTTCCAGATGCATCTTTTCAGCAtatctttctttctattttctacggatttctttctttttctctaatGGTAAATCTTTATTTGAGATTTTCTTTACTAGTTGTTTTCTATGATCTTCGAAAAATAGTTTCCAAActtaacttttacaaaattaatattactatttcaaaacaaatgctACATAACTCATTAACACAATCTTACCACTTTGCATTATgttaatgaagaaaatgattctTCCCAACGTTGGATACTAttcctgtgatgcccccaactcccacgcaCAGACACGTAGAAATCGAGGCAttgagatgatgacaacacgagtcaTGCATTCCATTggtaagtgccaagtgtgtatacatgcaacacgtgtataACAAAACAACGCAGCGGAATTTGTTTAAAAGACAAACTCACTTAAATACAATTgtatcaaaatattacaaattttcataaacatcataaaatcaaaatacataatttaaaggcaagcaaataatttccaaataataaaaGCAAAACTCCAACCAGTCATTCGGCGGAGCCGCCtactcgggctcaacctcctcgtCATTTGCATCAAAGTCTATAATACCAAAgatggtactgcaggtaagtaataatccaaatagcctacaagataaaaatatattaagcaacaacaatatgcatgaacatgatgtcatatgcatgagatccgaaaataaacattttcaaaaaataatcattttccaacacatgccaaaaatcccatttttgtcCCATAATATTTCCTTCAAAACAttacctcgccattatcccggATAAAGGCCCACATTAAAAACAACCGCCATTTCCCCATAAAATGGCACAATAACCAACTATCAGAGcattgtaggcgggaatcataggTGAGACTCTACaaccatccctacttaccaccgtccctacaaCTCCGTCTATAGGTAGGAATCATCGGCGGggctctaccaccatccctacttaccaccatcaaTACGCGTGCACTGTATGCGGGAATCGCAAGCTACCACTGtctctacttaccaccatccctacagtgaCTCTCTAACAAACCGTTCAATCAGGTCATTTCAAACACAATTAACATCCTTCTCTTATAAAAACCTAGTTTCCAAATATgcacatgaaaatgcatgcaattacacgaaaacccagttttcctttttcaacacatgtacatgcatgcaccatgcaatgcaagtGACAAGACAAATCATCCAATAAACTcaacatcatccaaacataaataactcaatcctcaaatccatccaacccccgactcCTTGGCCTCAGTTCGGCACATCCAACCAAATCATAATGtattgttaaagcaaaaatatatttaaatcttagaggaagtttgaaaaatacttacagcggtataatatattttttgaagaatTACGGAGGTGCAAAAAGCGGCGGCAAAGTAACGTAatagtgcaaaatgcactgtggccgtgggtcacaaaataccacttttgaatggggacagaTCAAGGCTttgaattgatagggaatggcttagaggtgttagtgaagctagtggaagtggtggttggctgtgggtggcggcaaaaatggcggtggaagacAAAAATGACCCAAACCAATTTTAGCTCGTGGTAGTTGCTCTGGCGATGGAtcagagctggaaatgggtgggttaggtcggcaagaggtcggtgatgaagtggtgaagaaatggtggccagaggtgaaGCAACGGTGGCGCTAGAGggcctgaaaattggtgggtagGTGTGCTGGTCGGTGGGGGatcgaatggtgggggtggtgagaAGCACGACGGCTCAAGCGGCAGTGCTGGGCGAGGGGAAGAAAACGGATgtagggagagggagagagagagggttgcaCGGGGCTGGGGGCAAAACaggggaggaaaagaagaagaaagaatagaaagaaaagaaaaaaacaagaaaaagagaaaagaaaaataagagaaaaagaaaaagggaaggaaagaaatgaggtccaacccTCACAACTTGGGTCACTAAACTGGTCGtacgaaaattattttcaaaataacaagttaaataaaataattcaaacgcaatgattaaataaaaataataataataaaattataaaacaaaataattttaaaacccataaataaactaatttaaattaaaaagtaatttaaatacaaaacaataataaatagcaagaaagcacgttaaaataatttcacgacctaaaaatcataaaataataccgcaaaaatcacatttaatttaaaacaagaaaactactaattataataatttttaaaaatacatgtaaaaaggggatatcacatccttcccccttaaaaataaatttcatcctcgaaatttgtgaggtcaaacatcaaCACTCAGCAAGATACAAGATACAGCACTGAGCACGCTTAGGAAAATCATACAACCATCAACACCTAAATAGACATGGGTATTTTCTGTCAAGTTTGCTCCTATAGGCGATCCCATTATACTCGCACTAGTCTCCCAATGGCACATCACGTCTAGTACTCCTATGATGGTCATGTAACCCAAAATCTTCACTTCCACAAGAACCTTAATACAACACCCAAGAATCCCAACGATTAATAACTTTATACAAGGAACAGAGCTAACCTTAAACGACTCCTATGCTATAACCTCAAAACCTTCATTGTATACTacaccttggtaacctaatagtcacttccaaagtAAACTATCAATAAGCATAATTtgtacaaccaaatgattaatttCTTACTAAAACTCCGAATCACCACTAatcctcaaaatcagcacaaaatTTCAATTCCTAATTACCTCTAAAAATCACGCTTTCGCGCACACTCTGATGACTCaccaaaatgcaaaaagactatgtcctcataaattaacacctaCCAAACCACTTCTTCCAAGCCAAAATGAAACAAGGACCTGTACTCTCCAAATCCATACACACAACTATTACGCGTCCATAGTCAAAGCCAATACTTctccaacttacaagtgattcaTTCTTATCAAATTCATCATCTAGATCTGTATCCTTGAAATCCTAAATCCACACCAtctattgtgacgcccccaattcccacgtatggacacatggaaatcgaaacgtcgggatgatgacaacacgggtcacacatcccatcgccaagtgccaagtgtgtgtacatgtaacaagtatataataaaaacatgcagcggataataaaagtcttataactaagtaccagaattttttgtttaatacaaacccatttaaaccacacataataaaatattacaagtcttaaatattgtttcaacaccataatacaaggcataaaaactagtagagatattttttgacataaacaactccaaatcaaaactctggcagagccgcctcctcaggctcagcctcctcctcctcctcaacatctgcatcaaaatctacggtaccaaaatggtgccgtaggtaagtaataatccaaaggccacaagataaaatatattaaactcaacaatatgcatgaaaagatgccaAATACAcgtcccataaatccacatttttccacgcccgccaaaaatcccatttggccccaaaaacatattacttttcaactcacgccaaaagtctaatttggcccaaaaacaatttctttccaactcacgccaaaaatctcatttggcccaaatccaatttcaaaacaatatccaattatctaattgcaccatgacctcccctagggttcatccgcacaccctggctcctatcGTCACACCACGAGTAATGACCATGCGTGTGGCtttgtaacgagcgatgcccagttccacaccCCACGCatatgtagccaagcatcctctagccctcgccaacaaagggccacggagtcggtacgagagcgttaccatcccgcctgcTCCTGTTGTCACCCAGggacaacccaggggatatcactcagtatattacgctcccgagtgaccagaggagctccaccaagataatgccccatctcggtttagggtcgtgatacacatgcacccgaaaatctatttacaaaggtaaaactagtttttctcaatttaatacatgcacatgaatgcaccatgcaatgcacacctcaagatacaatttatccaacaaaactcaacatcaacaataaacaagcaaccccgtcctcaatccatccgacccccgactcctcggactcaatccggaataaccaaccaatcaatgaatttattgtaaaagcaataatatatttaaatctaaaatagagtttgagaAATACTTAtaatgctatataataatttttgaaggatcaagaggctgcaaacggcggagaaaaagcagcgtaacagtgtaaaatacattgtggccgtgggttgtaaaatacccacttttgaatggggacaaaccaagacttgggattgataggaaatggcctggagttatttatgaagctagtggaagtgagagttggctaGTGGGTGGCGGAGAAAATGGTTGTGGAAGTGAAAAACGACAAAAACAAAGATGAGCTTGTgggggctgctccggcaacggatcggagctggaaataggtggtttaggataGCAAAAGgtaggtgatgatgtggtgaagaggtggtggccagaggtggaacgacggcggcgaaatggcccaaaaactgtgcggcttggaggagcttgtggcagctaacggtggctcggacggaggtgaaatttggtggggaggtgcgccgaccggaggggaagatttctggGTGGATGGTGTTGACCACGTCACCGACAAGCGGCGGTGCTGGGCTGTGGAAGAAAACGGAtggaaatggaagagagagagagtgacgcGTGCATGGGGGAAACCgggggagaaaaagaaagaaaaagaaaaagaaaagagaaaaagaaaaagagaataaaaaacgatggggaaaagaaatgaggtccagtcctcacctctggagtccagaaactgatccgacgaaaacaattttaaaagctataaaatgaataaaataatttaaacaccacatcaagctaaaatataataaataacaagtaaaaactaacaacataattttaaatctaaaaataaactaaaataaattacacagcaatttaaattcaaaacgataattaatattaagaaagctctacaaaacaaatatcacaactaaataaatctaattaaaatacggtaatttaaaataaaagaactaatattttaattaaattaaaatactccttcagtgaaaatacacgtaaaaatggggtaccacatcctccccccttaaaataaatttcgtcctcaaaatttgcaagatcaaataCTAACTTTAAAGCAAGTCACAAGATTCCACTGAtaccaagtttaagaaacataccatcatttactcaaacaaatagggaTACTACTCTCTCATGCCTgcttctctctcccaagagaaatcttgaactaacggatctccccatgccacctttaccagaggtatcgtcttggatctcaactgttgctcttacCAATCCATAATCTGTGAAGAAACAACCTCATAACACATTTGGGAGAAATATACCATCATTAACACCCAaacaattaatgatatttctctctcttgtctACTCCTATAGGCAATTCCATCATACCCACACTAGTCTCCCAATGACCATCACTTCTACTACTCCTAAGGCAACTATGTAATCTGAAAGCTCCAATTCCACCAAAACTTAATACAACACCCAGTAAactccaatggttattatctttgCGCCATAAACTGTGTTAATCTCAATCGACTCTCATGCTAAAAGAAAACTTCCAAACCTCTATTATATTCTGCAAGTTGGTAACCTATTAGTCACTTCCGaagtaaaccatcaataagcataaattgcacaactaatgattaatcttccattaaaattttgaatcactactaattcctcacaATCAGCACAAAATTTGCATACctaattatctaaaaaaaaatcatgcttccgtgcgcactctgataactcaccaaaatataa
This window harbors:
- the LOC122289261 gene encoding uncharacterized protein LOC122289261 encodes the protein MVLRLAEECQQILLTGFYGFLESARKGDSWNLMKLIKPAENIPWLCFGDFNEILHNHEKVGGANRPYSQMEAFRISMEWCGLSELGFVGPKFTWCNNRMGTHFTKERLDRALGNMLWTSMFNENSFNVLAAQPSDHCPLLISANKRGRRELYLVPTREKIFRFEARWNLHEACNSIIKSCWSHQDSQQVYNINSVLRKLNRCKASLKDWSSTLWKHKRDIQAQLNRLLEMQDSNTGSRTTEVKALQKEIDKALEEENLKWKQRAKQMWLKDGDRNSNYFHKCANQRRKNNSIQKLVRNDGLTTTDIGEISSMFTTYFQELFSSASPNSIDVCLNQVHHRVNSEMNSNLTKQFTAEEVKSALFQMNPMGAPGPDGFPALFYQSHWDVVGEEVTKAVLDILNGNGEISHINETYIVLIPKVKNPQTVMDFKPISLCNVIYKVVSKTLSNRLKLILPSIIAPTQSAFIQGRMIQDNVIVAFETLHSMSIKGKGQQGYMAIKLDLSKAFDRVEWEFLAKVMAKMGFNRRWIFLTMQCVTTVSYSTLINGKPQGNFSPSRGIRQGDPLSPYLFILVAEVILNLYEEASGQKLNKSKTSIYFSPNTRPATREYILSLAQTRASSCYERYLGLPNLIGRSKYAAFKGILDRVRGKVSNWKNKFLSQAGKDILLKAVVQALPTYCMGVFKLPKSLLGEINKVMNQFWWGHLQNEKKVHWVSWGQMGRSKTRGGLGYRDLESFNLALLAKQGWRLLQYPDSIAAQVLKLKYFPDVDFFQAKLGSRPSFIWRSIQAARGLVEKGSLWRIGNGLGTKIWKDRWLPQPSSYKIQSPVHLFPENEVVARLINNETKQWDRGLTTALFGPDTASLIQRIPISFSGANDRLIWLGTKDGSFSVKSAYHLQKESMEQLKGQSSRGIQNKEVWTGCWKLQIPNATKVFIWRACLESLPTMLNLSKRKIVDSPICPICCREQESTTHALWECSSAMDVWSQGHIVFQKSSLRKANFKELFESLYSQCDQSLMEQFSVVARSIWSRRNKMIFEGSFVHPSLLVNQASQSLTDYRTAQENWKTKAQIHSQASVWSPPPSGVTKINWDAAVDGPNNRIGIGLVARDQVGNVMISKKLSISCFPEPLLAEAIGAFHAVSLAKEMGLTSVIFEGDSLQVVNGLNLPSDRGDSVGMFLSDTKSILSSFSLWFVVFVGRSGNHCAHVLAKESLMLAVNSIELVYGKTFLYKALLTKVRLRKLVALSTASSHVAASILPRGGSAHSCFNIPLDIDEQSMCCVSKQSALAKLLRVARLIIWDEALMSRKQHIKALTFGGKIVLFYEDFHQVLPVVCKGIRQEQVDTSLVSSYLWPTLIKHHLIENMRARLDSVFSEYVLELGNGMPPITLDETIKIPDDMLVFHDIHEYSINISAMMNRVILTDHLIDVVFYDIHEYSINISAMMTRVILTPNNNYDDGINVLLIHRFPSELRRYYSFDKAIDASEQSVMENFLNTLTPNGLPPHELLL